Proteins encoded by one window of Portunus trituberculatus isolate SZX2019 chromosome 27, ASM1759143v1, whole genome shotgun sequence:
- the LOC123509703 gene encoding transketolase-like isoform X2 translates to MSEYHKPDSNYLQELKDIANKLRIHSVKSTSASNSGHPTSCASMAEVMSVLFFHTMRYKVSEPRDPSSDRFILSKGHAAPILYAAWAEAGLFPREELMNLRKIDNDLEGHPTPRLNFVDVATGSLGQGLSVACGMAYVGKYYDKASYRTYCLIGDGESAEGSIWEALSFAGIKKLNNLVAIFDINRLGQSEPTAFQHEMDIYRTRLQSFGFNALVVDGHDVEALCKAFHEAAQTEDKPTAILAKTYKGRGFPAIEDAENWHGKPLGSKADEIITHIEGQIKNSGPNNLVPQKPLHQDAPEVDITNIRLQTPPSYKKGDKVATRQAYGTALSKLAENNSRVIALDGDTKNSTFSNAMLKTDAERYIECFIAEQNLVGVGIGTACRDRTVAFVSTFAAFFTRAFDQLRMGAISQTNLNCVGSHAGVSIGEDGPSQMALEDLAMFRSIPTATVFYPSDAVSTERACELAANTPGICFIRTSRPGTAVIYDNDHKFELGKANVIRSSGSDKVLVIGAAITLREAMTAADRLEGEGTNVRVMDLFTIKPIDKEAIISNAKECGGRIIVVEDHYPEGGIGEAVKSAVAMERDIIVSHLAVTNVPRSGKCDELLDMFGISASAVVKAAKEIIQV, encoded by the exons ATGTCTGAATACCACAAGCCCGACAGTAACTACCTGCAGGAACTCAAAGACATTGCCAACAAACTGCGCATCCATTCAGTGAAATCGACATCAGCCAGTAATTCAGG ACATCCAACATCATGTGCGTCCATGGCGGAGGTGATGTCGGTGTTGTTCTTCCACACCATGAGGTACAAGGTCAGCGAGCCCCGAGACCCCAGCTCCGACCGCTTCATTCTCTCCAAGGGCCATGCCGCTCCCATCCTCTACGCTG CTTGGGCTGAGGCTGGACTCTTCCCTCGTGAGGAGTTGATGAACCTGAGGAAGATTGACAATGACCTCGAGGGCCATCCAACTCCTCGCCTCAACTTTGTGGATGTGGCCACTGGCTCGCTGGGTCAGGGCTTGTCTGTGGCCTGTGGCATGGCCTATGTTGGCAAGTACTACGACAAGGCCTCCTACAG GACCTACTGTCTAATTGGTGATGGAGAGAGTGCCGAGGGCAGCATCTGGGAAGCTTTGAGCTTTGCTGGCATCAAGAAGCTCAACAATCTGGTGGCCATCTTTGATATCAACCGTCTTGGCCAGTCTGAACCTACTGCCTTCCAGCATGAAATGGACATCTATCGAACTCGCCTGCAGAGCTTCGGCTTCAATGCCCTGGTGGTGGACGGACATGATGTGGAAGCCCTGTGCAAG GCATTCCATGAGGCTGCCCAAACAGAGGACAAGCCCACTGCTATCCTGGCCAAGACCTACAAGGGCAGGGGCTTCCCAGCTATTGAGGATGCAGAGAACTGGCATGGAAAGCCCCTGGGCAGTAAGGCAGATGAAATCATCACTCACATAGAAGGTCAGATAAAGAACAGTGGTCCCAACAACCTGGTGCCTCAGAAGCCCCTCCACCAGGATGCCCCAGAAGTGGATATCACCAACATCAGGCTGCAGACACCTCCAAGCTACAAAAAGG GTGATAAGGTGGCCACACGACAGGCCTATGGTACAGCGCTTTCCAAGCTGGCCGAGAATAACTCCAGGGTGATTGCTCTTGATGGAGACACCAAGAACTCCACCTTCTCCAATGCCATGTTGAAGACTGATGCTGAGAG ATATATTGAGTGCTTCATTGCTGAGCAGAATTTGGTGGGAGTAGGTATTGGTACTGCCTGCCGTGACCGCACCGTTGCCTTTGTGTCCACCTTTGCTGCCTTCTTCACCCGTGCTTTTGACCAGCTACGTATGGGTGCCATCTCTCAG actAACTTGAACTGTGTTGGATCCCATGCTGGTGTGAGTATTGGTGAAGATGGTCCCAGCCAAATGGCTCTGGAAGACCTGGCCATGTTCCGCTCTATACCCACAGCCACTGTTTTCTATCCATCTGATGCTGTATCCACGGAGCGTGCTTGTGAGTTAGCTGCCAACACCCCTGGTATTTGCTTCATCAGGACCTCCCGCCCTGGTACTGCAGTCATCTATGACAATGACCACAAATTTGAG CTTGGAAAGGCCAATGTGATCCGGTCATCAGGGTCTGACAAGGTACTGGTTATTGGTGCTGCCATCACACTGCGTGAGGCAATGACTGCTGCTGACCGGCTGGAAGGAGAGGGCACCAATGTGCGTGTGATGGACCTGTTCACCATTAAGCCCATTGACAAGGAGGCCATCATCTCCAATGCTAAGGAGTGTGGAGGCCGCATCATTGTGGTGGAGGACCATTACCCTGAAG GTGGCATTGGGGAAGCTGTGAAGTCTGCTGTGGCCATGGAGAGGGACATCATTGTGTCTCACCTGGCAGTGACCAATGTTCCTCGCTCCGGCAAGTGTGACGAGTTGCTGGACATGTTTGGCATCTCTGCCTCGGCTGTAGTGAAGGCTGCCAAGGAGATCATCCAGGTCTAA
- the LOC123509703 gene encoding transketolase-like isoform X1, translating into MGCTLSGLGPKSAAIMADIKTQDLEDIANKLRVLSIKSTEAAGSGHPTSCASMAEVMSVLFFHTMRYKVSEPRDPSSDRFILSKGHAAPILYAAWAEAGLFPREELMNLRKIDNDLEGHPTPRLNFVDVATGSLGQGLSVACGMAYVGKYYDKASYRTYCLIGDGESAEGSIWEALSFAGIKKLNNLVAIFDINRLGQSEPTAFQHEMDIYRTRLQSFGFNALVVDGHDVEALCKAFHEAAQTEDKPTAILAKTYKGRGFPAIEDAENWHGKPLGSKADEIITHIEGQIKNSGPNNLVPQKPLHQDAPEVDITNIRLQTPPSYKKGDKVATRQAYGTALSKLAENNSRVIALDGDTKNSTFSNAMLKTDAERYIECFIAEQNLVGVGIGTACRDRTVAFVSTFAAFFTRAFDQLRMGAISQTNLNCVGSHAGVSIGEDGPSQMALEDLAMFRSIPTATVFYPSDAVSTERACELAANTPGICFIRTSRPGTAVIYDNDHKFELGKANVIRSSGSDKVLVIGAAITLREAMTAADRLEGEGTNVRVMDLFTIKPIDKEAIISNAKECGGRIIVVEDHYPEGGIGEAVKSAVAMERDIIVSHLAVTNVPRSGKCDELLDMFGISASAVVKAAKEIIQV; encoded by the exons ATGGGGTGTACGTTGTCTGGTCTGGGCCCGAAGAGCGCCGCGATCATGGCTGACATCAagacccaggacttggaggacATCGCCAACAAGCTGCGGGTGTTGTCCATCAAGAGCACCGAGGCGGCGGGGTCTGG ACATCCAACATCATGTGCGTCCATGGCGGAGGTGATGTCGGTGTTGTTCTTCCACACCATGAGGTACAAGGTCAGCGAGCCCCGAGACCCCAGCTCCGACCGCTTCATTCTCTCCAAGGGCCATGCCGCTCCCATCCTCTACGCTG CTTGGGCTGAGGCTGGACTCTTCCCTCGTGAGGAGTTGATGAACCTGAGGAAGATTGACAATGACCTCGAGGGCCATCCAACTCCTCGCCTCAACTTTGTGGATGTGGCCACTGGCTCGCTGGGTCAGGGCTTGTCTGTGGCCTGTGGCATGGCCTATGTTGGCAAGTACTACGACAAGGCCTCCTACAG GACCTACTGTCTAATTGGTGATGGAGAGAGTGCCGAGGGCAGCATCTGGGAAGCTTTGAGCTTTGCTGGCATCAAGAAGCTCAACAATCTGGTGGCCATCTTTGATATCAACCGTCTTGGCCAGTCTGAACCTACTGCCTTCCAGCATGAAATGGACATCTATCGAACTCGCCTGCAGAGCTTCGGCTTCAATGCCCTGGTGGTGGACGGACATGATGTGGAAGCCCTGTGCAAG GCATTCCATGAGGCTGCCCAAACAGAGGACAAGCCCACTGCTATCCTGGCCAAGACCTACAAGGGCAGGGGCTTCCCAGCTATTGAGGATGCAGAGAACTGGCATGGAAAGCCCCTGGGCAGTAAGGCAGATGAAATCATCACTCACATAGAAGGTCAGATAAAGAACAGTGGTCCCAACAACCTGGTGCCTCAGAAGCCCCTCCACCAGGATGCCCCAGAAGTGGATATCACCAACATCAGGCTGCAGACACCTCCAAGCTACAAAAAGG GTGATAAGGTGGCCACACGACAGGCCTATGGTACAGCGCTTTCCAAGCTGGCCGAGAATAACTCCAGGGTGATTGCTCTTGATGGAGACACCAAGAACTCCACCTTCTCCAATGCCATGTTGAAGACTGATGCTGAGAG ATATATTGAGTGCTTCATTGCTGAGCAGAATTTGGTGGGAGTAGGTATTGGTACTGCCTGCCGTGACCGCACCGTTGCCTTTGTGTCCACCTTTGCTGCCTTCTTCACCCGTGCTTTTGACCAGCTACGTATGGGTGCCATCTCTCAG actAACTTGAACTGTGTTGGATCCCATGCTGGTGTGAGTATTGGTGAAGATGGTCCCAGCCAAATGGCTCTGGAAGACCTGGCCATGTTCCGCTCTATACCCACAGCCACTGTTTTCTATCCATCTGATGCTGTATCCACGGAGCGTGCTTGTGAGTTAGCTGCCAACACCCCTGGTATTTGCTTCATCAGGACCTCCCGCCCTGGTACTGCAGTCATCTATGACAATGACCACAAATTTGAG CTTGGAAAGGCCAATGTGATCCGGTCATCAGGGTCTGACAAGGTACTGGTTATTGGTGCTGCCATCACACTGCGTGAGGCAATGACTGCTGCTGACCGGCTGGAAGGAGAGGGCACCAATGTGCGTGTGATGGACCTGTTCACCATTAAGCCCATTGACAAGGAGGCCATCATCTCCAATGCTAAGGAGTGTGGAGGCCGCATCATTGTGGTGGAGGACCATTACCCTGAAG GTGGCATTGGGGAAGCTGTGAAGTCTGCTGTGGCCATGGAGAGGGACATCATTGTGTCTCACCTGGCAGTGACCAATGTTCCTCGCTCCGGCAAGTGTGACGAGTTGCTGGACATGTTTGGCATCTCTGCCTCGGCTGTAGTGAAGGCTGCCAAGGAGATCATCCAGGTCTAA